The proteins below are encoded in one region of Ochotona princeps isolate mOchPri1 chromosome 24, mOchPri1.hap1, whole genome shotgun sequence:
- the PRR14 gene encoding LOW QUALITY PROTEIN: proline-rich protein 14 (The sequence of the model RefSeq protein was modified relative to this genomic sequence to represent the inferred CDS: deleted 1 base in 1 codon): MAAGRLHSVSHHPGRRRPAIGRCPATLRRRRSAVGQCRVRLVLKEPEVGAVEDRGSAGGGGCSLGSPWGPRGAAASPMDLTRDFSCPDRPSLCRQPLARALWGDQSPKRPRLQSPGAPSPLEKASRRVLAVVLEDVMTAHMGSLVPEEEPLTPRQRSCPAPGSPPQQAHPTWSSQARPADPLHLCRKPLSRHHQASSPLKRRSKTTLDLEEGSAPEGAQARQPTLVVMLEDIAGPRARAEGFASESPSFLNPEKRAEPVTATTATTTVPRLRSPPKDLEPSLQPPPALPADPPKDSPPAPDPALEPPSAPPPSSLLRPRLSPWGLAPLFRSVRSKLESFADIFLTPNKAPRPPPSSPPMKLELKLAISEAEPASGAGQGPVEAVSPRPPIRQWRAQAHTPPAPLPKLSLSRSHSCPDLGPPGSLGTCIRAPAPAQPSRPRPRRHTVGGGEMVRAHPPPPRPCLRKEVFPLAGGGASPSLTTSCASTASTSFSEPAEPRLGSTQGKEPRASKDKVLSKAETKTMGKVSRFRIRKTPARPQLNLTPMGLPRPIRLNKKEFSLEEIYTNKNYQSPTSRRTFETIFEEPRERNGTLIFTSSKKLRRAVEFRDSSLPRSRRPSRGVRAAAGRALKAHRAAGQDVEPLLQQRLEELDALLLEEEAEGEQPCRT, from the exons ATGGCCGCTGGGCGGCTTCACTCAGTTTCTCACCACCCCGGAAGACGCCGACCGGCGATTGGGAGGTGCCCGGCGACCCTGAGAAGAAGGCGCTCGGCGGTTGGGCAGTGTCGGGTCAGGCTGGTTTTAAAGGAGCCGGAGGTGGGAGCTGTGGAAGACCGGGGATCCGCGGGAGGCGGCG GCTGCAGCCTGGGATCCCCCTGGGGACCCCGCGGAGCCGCCGCTTCCCCCATGGACTTGACCCGGGACTTCAG CTGCCCTGACCGGCCGAGTCTGTGCCGTCAGCCCTTGGCTCGAGCGTTATGGGGAGACCAAAGCCCGAAGCGGCCGAGGCTGCAGTCCCCGGGAGCCCCTTCGCCCCTGGAAAAGGCGTCTCGGCGGGTCCTGGCCGTGGTGCTGGAAGATGTCATGACTGCCCACATG GGGTCCCTGGTGCCAGAGGAGGAGCCTTTGACGCCACGGCAGCGCAGCTGCCCGGCCCCTGGGTCACCACCCCAACAGGCCCACCCGACATGGTCCTCACAGGCCAG GCCCGCTGACCCACTGCATTTGTGCCGGAAGCCCTTGAGCCGTCACCACCAGGCCTCTTCCCCACTGAAGCGGCGATCCAAGACCACCTTAGACCTGGAGGAGGGGTCTGCTCCCGAGGGGGCCCAGGCCCGCCAGCCCACATTGGTGGTGATGTTGGAGGACATCGCTGGCCCCAGGGCCCGAGCTGAG ggTTTTGCCAGCGAAAGCCCCAGCTTCCTCAACCCAGAGAAAAG agctgagcctgtgaCTGCGACAACAGCCACGACCACGGTTCCCAGGTTGAGGTCTCCGCCCAAGGACCTAGAACCCTCGCTGCAGCCCCCGCCGGCCCTGCCTGCCGATCCCCCCAAGGACTCCCCACCGG CCCCAGATCCTGCTCTGGAACCCCCATCGGCCCCACCACCGTCCAGCCTCTTACGCCCCCGCCTCAGTCCCTGGGGCTTGGCCCCGCTCTTCCGTTCCGTCCGCTCCAAGCTGGAGAGCTTTGCTGACATCTTCCTCACACCCAACAAAGCACCAAGGCCCCCGCCCTCCTCGCCCCCCAtgaagctggagctgaagctCGCCATCTCAGAGGCCGAGCCAGCTAGCGGCGCTGGACAGGGCCCCGTAGAGGCGGTCAGCCCCCGGCCTCCGATCCGCCAATGGCGGGCTCAGGCCCACACTCCCCCAGCGCCCCTCCCTAAGCTCTCACTGAGCCGGAGCCACTCCTGCCCTGATCTGGGGCCCCCTGGCTCGCTGGGGACCTGTATCCGGGCccctgctccagcccagccaagccggcCACGGCCTCGGCGGCACACTGTGGGTGGTGGGGAGATGGTCCGAgcg caccccccaccccctcgGCCCTGTCTCCGGAAAGAGGTCTTCCCTCTCGCAGGAGGGGGCGCCTCCCCTTCTCTCACCACATCTTGCGCGTCCACTGCATCCACTTCCTTCTCCGAACCAGCAGAACCCAG ACTGGGCTCAACCCAGGggaaggagccaagggcttccaAAGACAAGGTGCTTTCCAAGGCTGAGACCAAG ACCATGGGAAAGGTTTCCCGGTTCAGAATTCGCAAGACACCAGCCAGGCCTCAGCTAAACCTGACACCCATGGGGCTGCCTCGGCCAATCAG GTTAAATAAGAAAGAGTTCAGCTTGGAAGAAATTTACACGAACAAGAATTACCAATCACCCACAAGCCGGAG GACTTTTGAGACCATCTTTGAGGAACCCCGGGAGCGCAACGGAACGCTGATCTTCACCAGCTCCAAGAAGCTCCGGCGGGCTGTCGAGTTCCGTGACAGCAGCCTTCCCCGATCGCGGCGGCCCTCCCGGGGTGTGCGGGCCGCAGCAGGCAGGGCCCTCAAGGCCCACAGGGCAGCCGGCCAGGATGTGGAACCCCTGTTGCAGCAGCGGCTGGAGGAGCTGGATGCTCTGCTCCTGGAAGAGGAGGCGGAGGGGGAGCAGCCTTGCAGGACCTAG